The genomic stretch TGATTCTTTCCACCAGCCGTCCTGCTGCACCGGCCCCAGGCTCAGCAGCCCGACGGCCACGACCACCAGCAGCACGCCACGCGCCGCGCCGAAGGCCATGCCCAGGAACCGGTCGGTGCCGGACAGTCCGGTGACGCGAACCAGCTCGCCGATGAGGTAATTGATCATTGCGCCTACGATCAGCGTGGCGACGAACATGATGGCACAGCCCGTGATCACACGGGCCGATGGTGTCTGGATGTATCCGGCGAGGTACTCGGACAGTGAGCCACCGAACATCCAGGCAACCGCTCCTGCGATGATCCAGGTCACCAGCGATAGCGCTTCCTTGACGAAGCCGCGGCTCAGACTGATCAAAGCGGAGATGGCGATGATTGCAACGATCGCCCAGTCAACCCAGGTAAATGGCACAGTGCAGCCTACAGACGGATAAGGCGGCGCATTTTAGCAGAGCCCAGGGCTGTCGGTAAGCTGCGATTGTCAGTGCATTTCAATCGGGACGATAGTTTTCAGCCGCGCTCAGGCTGGAAACGCACGACGAAGCCCTTGAGGTTCTGCTGACGGCTGAGCAGATCCCGCAGGCGGTCGGCCTCGGCGCGCTCGATCAGCGGCCCCACGAACACCCGATTCTTGCCGTCGGCGGAACGGATGTAGGCGTTGTAGCCCTGGCTGCGCAGGGTTTTCTGCAGGCTTTCGGCGCTGGCGCGGCTCGACAGGCTGGCCAGTTGCACCGACCAGCTCACCGACAGGCCGTTGGCATCGACGCGACTTGCGCTGGTGTCCGGCTTGGTCGCTGCCGCGGCAATCGGCTGGGCCGGAGCCGGTGCGGGCTTGACCACCGGCGCCGGCGCAGGGGCCACCGGTTTCGCCGCCGCGACAGGCGCGGCCGGCGCAGGGGCTGGTGCAGGCGCAGCCGGCGCAATCGGCATCGCAGGCGCCGACTGCTCGGCGACGTCTTCATCGCTCGGCACCGGCTCTTGCGGCAAGGCTTGCGGCTCAGGCACCGCCACCGGTTCCATCTGCACTTGCGCCACGGCAGGCGCCTGCGGCGCGGTCGGGGCATCGACGGTCACCTGACGCTGCTCGTCCTGACGGGAAAACAGCATCGGCAGGAAGATCACCGCCAGCGCCACCAGCACCAGGGCGCCGACCATGCGCTGTTTGTACGCCTTATCCAGCAATGCCATCTGCCGCTTCCTCCGTGGAGCGCCGGGCCAGCCATTCGAGGGCCTCGGCAACACAATAAAATGATCCGAACAACAGAATCTCGTCTTCGTCCGTGGCCACAGCGCACTGCCCTTCCAGGGCGGCCGCCACGCTGTCGTAAGACGTGACGGACGCACCCAGCCCCTGCAACGCCGCGTGCAGCTCGGCGACCGGGCGGGCCCGCGCCGAATCCAGCGGCGCCACGGCCCAGTGCTGGACACTAGCATTCAACGCGCCGACGACGCCATCCAGATCCTTGTCCGCCAGCAGCCCGAACACCGCCAGGCGCTTGCCGGCCGGTGGCCGCGCCGCCAGGCGCCGGGCCAGGTATTGCGCCGCATGCGGGTTGTGGCCCACATCCAGCAACAGATTCAGACGCTTGCCGTTCCAGTCGAACGAGCGCCGGTCGAGACGGCCGACCACCCGGGTGGCCTGCAACGCACCGACGATCTGCTCACGCTCCCACGGCAGGCCCGACACGAGATAGGCCTGCAGCGCCAGCGCGGCGTTTTCCATCGGCAGGTCGAGCAGAGGCAAGTCCGGCAACTCGACGACCTGCCCCTGGCTGTCCGTCCCGCGCCATTGCCA from Pseudomonas ekonensis encodes the following:
- a CDS encoding CvpA family protein — protein: MPFTWVDWAIVAIIAISALISLSRGFVKEALSLVTWIIAGAVAWMFGGSLSEYLAGYIQTPSARVITGCAIMFVATLIVGAMINYLIGELVRVTGLSGTDRFLGMAFGAARGVLLVVVAVGLLSLGPVQQDGWWKESQLVPKFLLVADWSKNLILGWSSQWLASGISVPAEIPFKEQLLPSAKTPQ
- a CDS encoding SPOR domain-containing protein — its product is MALLDKAYKQRMVGALVLVALAVIFLPMLFSRQDEQRQVTVDAPTAPQAPAVAQVQMEPVAVPEPQALPQEPVPSDEDVAEQSAPAMPIAPAAPAPAPAPAAPVAAAKPVAPAPAPVVKPAPAPAQPIAAAATKPDTSASRVDANGLSVSWSVQLASLSSRASAESLQKTLRSQGYNAYIRSADGKNRVFVGPLIERAEADRLRDLLSRQQNLKGFVVRFQPERG